The proteins below are encoded in one region of Prevotella melaninogenica ATCC 25845:
- a CDS encoding UDP-N-acetylmuramoyl-L-alanyl-D-glutamate--2,6-diaminopimelate ligase — MKLSELLKNVKVIASQGNIDVEIKGVNIDSRKIENGHLFIAMKGTQVDGHKFISKAIELGAVAILLEDMPEELNEKVTYIQVASTEEEAGKVATMFYGEPSRKLKLVGVTGTNGKTTIATLLYRMFREFGHKVGLLSTVCNYINDEEVPASHTTPDPIELNCLLAKMVEAGCEYAFMECSSHAIHQHRIGGLEFVGGIFTNLTRDHLDYHKTFENYRNAKKMFFDGLPKTAFAITNADDKNGMIMVQNTKATVKTYSIKRMADFRAKILECHFEGMYLEVDGKEVGVQFIGKFNVSNLLAVYGAAIMLGKKPEDVLIAMSTLKSVNGRLEPIQSPEGYTAVVDYAHTPDALENVLSAIHDVLDGKGGHVITVCGAGGHRDKGKRPLMAQEAVKQSDTVILTSDNPRDEEPQAIIDDMLAGLDTTQRKKVLTITDRKEAIRTAAMMAQKGDVILVAGKGHENYQEINGVKHHFDDHEVIREIFGIK; from the coding sequence ATGAAGTTAAGCGAATTACTCAAAAACGTTAAGGTTATTGCCAGCCAAGGCAATATTGACGTTGAGATTAAAGGAGTGAACATTGATAGTCGTAAGATAGAGAACGGCCACTTGTTCATCGCAATGAAAGGAACACAGGTAGACGGACATAAATTCATTAGCAAAGCTATTGAGTTAGGAGCCGTAGCAATTCTACTTGAAGATATGCCTGAGGAACTGAATGAAAAGGTAACATACATTCAGGTAGCATCAACTGAGGAAGAAGCAGGAAAGGTTGCCACAATGTTCTATGGAGAACCATCACGCAAACTAAAGTTGGTTGGTGTAACTGGAACGAACGGTAAGACAACCATTGCCACCTTATTATATAGAATGTTCCGTGAGTTCGGTCATAAGGTAGGCTTACTCTCTACCGTATGTAACTATATTAATGATGAGGAAGTTCCTGCAAGTCACACTACTCCAGACCCAATAGAACTTAACTGTCTACTTGCCAAGATGGTTGAGGCAGGCTGCGAATATGCGTTCATGGAGTGTTCCAGCCATGCTATCCATCAGCATCGTATAGGTGGTTTAGAGTTTGTAGGAGGCATCTTCACCAACCTTACACGTGACCATCTCGACTACCATAAGACTTTCGAGAACTATCGCAATGCCAAGAAGATGTTCTTCGACGGATTACCTAAGACCGCTTTTGCCATTACCAATGCCGATGACAAGAACGGAATGATTATGGTTCAGAACACAAAGGCAACAGTCAAGACCTATTCTATCAAACGAATGGCAGACTTCCGTGCAAAGATTCTTGAATGCCACTTTGAAGGAATGTACCTTGAAGTTGACGGCAAAGAGGTTGGCGTACAGTTCATTGGTAAGTTCAATGTGAGCAATCTGCTTGCAGTATATGGCGCTGCCATCATGTTAGGTAAGAAGCCAGAGGATGTCCTAATAGCAATGAGCACACTCAAGAGTGTTAACGGACGATTAGAACCTATCCAATCACCAGAAGGCTACACTGCTGTTGTTGACTATGCCCATACACCAGACGCATTGGAGAATGTCCTCAGTGCTATTCACGATGTACTTGATGGTAAGGGCGGACATGTCATTACTGTCTGCGGTGCAGGCGGACATCGTGACAAGGGAAAGCGTCCATTAATGGCTCAAGAGGCTGTTAAACAAAGTGACACTGTCATCCTTACAAGTGACAATCCACGCGACGAAGAGCCACAGGCTATTATCGATGATATGCTTGCAGGACTTGACACTACACAGCGCAAGAAGGTTCTCACGATTACTGATCGTAAGGAAGCAATTCGCACTGCAGCCATGATGGCACAGAAAGGTGACGTTATTCTTGTTGCAGGTAAGGGACATGAGAACTACCAAGAGATAAATGGTGTGAAGCATCATTTCGATGACCACGAGGTTATCCGTGAAATCTTCGGTATTAAGTAA
- a CDS encoding penicillin-binding protein — translation MSKFDNSKVMPRYSVIAIIMSLVAVAVIGKTIYTMTAGRTYWLEVAASQKKDSVTVKPTRGNILSCNGQLMASSLPEFKVYMDFNALKAAGNDTAFVDSINYISKGLNNIFPEKSAAYFKKYLMEGYHKESKHWAIWNERIDYNTFKEIQSLPIFHLSKYKSGFHWDEFNARRRPFGSLAQRTIGDMFGAKDTARCGLELSYDSILRGTNGIIHRRKVRNKFLDITDTAPIDGADIITTIDVSMQDLAERALLDELKDPNVNGNVGVAIVMEVATGDVKAIVNLDKCSDGEYREVKNHAVSDLLEPGSVFKTASIMTVLDDGLVDTMYTVQTGPGVWNMYGRDMKDHNWTRGGYGTLTLPWTLKYSSNIGVSRIIDMHYHKNPEKFVQGIYDLGLATDFHVPIVGYSPARIRMPHKNSHGQYDNWSATALPWMSIGYETQIPPISTLTFYNAIANGGKLMQPRFVKQIVKNGEVIYNNPPKVLKERIAKESTIKNITRILTEVVSEGLGKKAGSDKFLVAGKTGTAQMSKGALGYKTGGTNYLLSFAGFFPADKPRYSCIVCIQKTGLPASGGGMSGVVFHHIAEGIMAQSLKLNVTDAHDASSVTIPTAKTGNLLATDYVLNSLGFQITNGWNGAYPFGNPIWGTTTIKGKSLTFQKEQTPKANIVPDVHGMGARDAVYLMEKLGIKVILTGRGRVIKQSVAPGEKVKKGMKCELRMG, via the coding sequence ATGAGTAAGTTTGATAATAGCAAAGTAATGCCTCGCTACAGCGTTATAGCGATCATCATGTCGCTTGTAGCTGTAGCTGTTATTGGTAAGACTATCTACACCATGACTGCAGGTAGAACCTACTGGCTGGAAGTTGCTGCTTCTCAAAAGAAAGACAGCGTCACAGTAAAGCCTACCAGAGGTAATATCCTAAGCTGTAATGGGCAACTTATGGCAAGTTCATTACCTGAATTTAAGGTTTACATGGACTTCAACGCACTCAAAGCTGCTGGAAACGACACAGCGTTTGTCGATAGCATCAACTATATCAGCAAGGGATTGAATAACATCTTCCCTGAGAAATCAGCAGCCTACTTCAAGAAGTACCTCATGGAAGGCTACCACAAGGAGAGTAAGCATTGGGCAATATGGAACGAGCGCATAGACTATAACACATTTAAAGAGATACAGAGCCTCCCTATTTTCCACCTTTCTAAATATAAGAGTGGATTCCACTGGGATGAGTTTAACGCACGTCGTCGCCCGTTTGGCTCACTCGCTCAACGTACGATAGGCGATATGTTCGGTGCAAAAGATACAGCTCGCTGTGGATTAGAACTTTCATACGACTCTATTCTGCGTGGTACAAATGGTATCATCCACCGTCGTAAGGTTCGTAACAAGTTCCTTGATATCACGGATACAGCACCAATTGATGGTGCCGACATCATAACTACCATTGACGTCAGCATGCAAGACTTAGCAGAGCGTGCCTTATTAGACGAGCTGAAAGACCCTAATGTAAATGGTAACGTAGGTGTTGCTATTGTGATGGAAGTCGCAACTGGTGACGTGAAGGCTATTGTCAACTTAGATAAATGTAGTGATGGCGAATATAGAGAGGTTAAAAATCATGCCGTAAGTGACTTGCTTGAGCCTGGTTCTGTCTTTAAGACAGCCTCTATTATGACCGTCCTTGATGATGGACTCGTTGATACTATGTACACCGTTCAGACTGGACCGGGTGTATGGAATATGTACGGACGAGACATGAAGGACCACAACTGGACACGTGGAGGATATGGAACGCTGACGCTACCATGGACTTTGAAATACAGTTCAAACATCGGTGTCAGTCGTATCATTGACATGCACTATCACAAGAACCCAGAGAAATTCGTTCAAGGTATCTACGACTTAGGTCTTGCAACCGATTTCCATGTCCCTATTGTAGGCTATTCACCAGCACGAATCCGCATGCCACATAAGAATAGTCATGGTCAGTATGACAACTGGAGTGCCACAGCTTTGCCATGGATGAGTATTGGTTATGAGACACAGATACCACCAATATCGACTCTTACCTTCTATAATGCGATTGCCAATGGTGGTAAGCTAATGCAGCCACGATTTGTAAAACAGATTGTAAAAAATGGCGAAGTCATCTATAACAATCCGCCAAAGGTATTAAAAGAGCGTATTGCAAAGGAAAGTACCATCAAGAATATTACACGCATTCTGACGGAAGTTGTTTCTGAAGGCTTGGGTAAGAAGGCTGGCTCTGACAAATTCCTCGTTGCAGGTAAGACTGGTACTGCCCAGATGTCAAAGGGAGCCTTGGGTTATAAGACTGGTGGAACAAACTATCTCCTCAGCTTTGCAGGCTTCTTCCCTGCCGACAAACCACGTTACAGTTGTATTGTCTGCATACAGAAGACAGGACTTCCAGCATCCGGAGGTGGCATGAGTGGTGTTGTATTCCACCACATTGCGGAAGGCATTATGGCACAAAGTCTGAAGCTGAATGTTACTGATGCACACGATGCTTCATCTGTAACAATCCCTACAGCAAAGACAGGCAACCTGCTTGCAACAGACTATGTGTTGAATTCTCTCGGCTTCCAAATAACGAATGGTTGGAACGGTGCTTACCCATTTGGTAATCCTATATGGGGAACTACCACCATAAAAGGAAAGTCATTGACCTTCCAAAAGGAGCAAACACCAAAAGCCAACATAGTCCCTGACGTCCATGGCATGGGTGCTCGCGACGCTGTTTACTTGATGGAGAAACTTGGTATTAAAGTAATACTTACCGGTAGAGGTCGTGTTATTAAACAAAGCGTTGCACCGGGCGAGAAGGTTAAGAAGGGCATGAAATGTGAATTAAGAATGGGATAA
- a CDS encoding FtsL-like putative cell division protein, with protein sequence MNDENDKKNPTLTEHPLTEDQTAFTEESINVTEPLVKAETIEDQQEATANNEVATPLTEEEEKRIEEEVEVEKIKAAIEEQAREDEQPQSSNFTLRKILGGDILSTRLLRNNIWLIITAVIFTIVYISNRYSVQKYLIEIDKLQKELEDAKYRALSSSSQLTEKTRESHILEILKTRKDSVLKMSDRPPYIIDVPEK encoded by the coding sequence ATGAATGACGAGAACGACAAGAAGAATCCAACGCTGACGGAGCATCCTCTCACAGAAGATCAGACTGCTTTCACTGAAGAGAGCATAAACGTCACAGAGCCACTCGTTAAGGCAGAGACTATAGAAGATCAACAAGAAGCTACTGCGAATAACGAGGTAGCAACACCACTAACGGAGGAGGAAGAAAAAAGAATAGAAGAAGAGGTTGAAGTAGAAAAGATTAAAGCTGCCATTGAGGAGCAAGCACGCGAAGATGAGCAACCACAATCATCAAACTTCACACTAAGAAAGATTCTTGGAGGTGACATCCTCTCTACACGACTCCTACGTAATAACATCTGGTTGATTATCACCGCTGTGATTTTCACTATCGTCTACATATCAAATCGATACAGTGTACAGAAGTACCTTATTGAGATTGATAAGTTGCAAAAAGAGTTAGAGGACGCTAAGTATCGTGCACTTTCAAGTAGTAGTCAACTCACAGAGAAGACACGTGAGAGCCATATACTTGAGATATTGAAAACAAGAAAGGACAGTGTACTGAAAATGTCTGACCGTCCACCTTATATTATAGATGTACCCGAGAAATAG
- the rsmH gene encoding 16S rRNA (cytosine(1402)-N(4))-methyltransferase RsmH → MIKTAECYHIPVLLNESIEGLNLHANGVYVDVTFGGGGHSREILSRLAEDSHLYSFDQDADAEQNIDNMGLSDEQVDRFTFVRSNFRYLKNWMRYYDVGYIDGLLADLGVSSHHFDDETRGFSFRFEAPLDMRMNKRAGITAADILNDYDEERLADILYLYGELKQSRRIASAIVKARGQKTYKTTNDLLTTIEPFFQRAREKKDMAKMFQALRIEVNHEMDALKEMLMAATELLRPGGRLSVITYHSLEDRMVKNIMKSGNIEGKVKQDFFGRIETPFRLVNNKVITASNDEQERNPRSRSAKLRIAEKKANE, encoded by the coding sequence ATGATTAAGACTGCAGAATGTTATCATATCCCAGTACTCCTCAACGAAAGCATAGAAGGATTGAACCTACATGCCAACGGAGTCTACGTGGATGTAACTTTCGGAGGTGGAGGTCATAGCCGAGAGATTCTTTCTCGCTTAGCAGAGGACAGTCATCTTTACAGCTTCGACCAAGATGCTGATGCCGAACAGAATATTGACAACATGGGCTTAAGCGATGAACAGGTAGACCGCTTCACCTTTGTTCGCTCCAACTTCAGATACCTGAAGAACTGGATGCGGTATTATGACGTAGGATACATAGACGGACTACTTGCCGACCTTGGTGTTAGCAGCCATCACTTTGATGATGAGACACGTGGGTTTTCTTTCCGCTTCGAAGCTCCACTCGACATGAGAATGAACAAACGAGCAGGAATAACAGCTGCCGACATTCTCAACGACTACGATGAAGAACGATTGGCAGACATACTCTACCTCTACGGAGAACTGAAGCAGTCGCGCCGCATCGCCTCAGCCATCGTTAAGGCAAGAGGACAGAAAACATATAAAACAACGAACGACTTACTGACAACCATCGAACCTTTCTTTCAGCGGGCACGCGAAAAGAAAGACATGGCAAAAATGTTTCAAGCCCTTCGCATCGAAGTAAACCACGAGATGGATGCCTTGAAGGAAATGCTTATGGCAGCAACCGAACTGCTTCGCCCTGGCGGTAGACTATCGGTTATTACCTACCACTCCTTAGAGGATAGAATGGTAAAGAACATTATGAAGTCAGGAAATATAGAGGGTAAAGTGAAACAAGACTTCTTCGGACGAATAGAAACGCCATTCCGATTAGTCAATAACAAAGTTATCACTGCAAGTAACGACGAACAAGAACGCAACCCACGAAGCCGAAGTGCAAAACTAAGAATAGCAGAAAAGAAAGCAAATGAATGA
- the mraZ gene encoding division/cell wall cluster transcriptional repressor MraZ: MRFLGNIEAKTDAKGRAFLPAVFRKVLNASGEESLILRKDIFEPCLVLYPESVWNERMDALRKRLSRWSRRDQMIYRQYVTDVEMITLDGNGRFLIPKRYLKMANIDQQIRFTGMDDCIEIWANGENNEPFMSAEEFSKAMEETMGMEGAISLDTPSQDND; encoded by the coding sequence ATGAGATTCTTAGGCAATATCGAAGCAAAAACAGACGCAAAAGGAAGAGCCTTCCTGCCTGCAGTCTTCCGCAAGGTGCTCAACGCATCAGGCGAGGAATCGCTGATATTGCGCAAAGATATCTTCGAGCCATGCTTAGTTCTCTATCCCGAGTCTGTATGGAACGAACGAATGGACGCACTCCGCAAGCGTTTGAGCCGCTGGAGCCGTCGCGACCAGATGATTTATCGCCAGTATGTCACAGATGTTGAGATGATTACATTGGACGGAAACGGTCGTTTCCTCATCCCAAAACGATATCTAAAAATGGCGAATATCGACCAGCAGATTAGGTTTACAGGAATGGACGATTGCATTGAAATCTGGGCGAACGGTGAAAATAACGAGCCATTCATGTCGGCTGAAGAATTCAGCAAGGCCATGGAAGAAACCATGGGCATGGAAGGAGCCATCTCGCTTGATACCCCTTCACAAGACAACGATTAG
- a CDS encoding glycerol acyltransferase has translation MGAEIEKTIDIDKILRDKMGAKAKFVPSFAVNWLKRILHEDEVNQFLWDSRGLSGTEWLTECVRYLDMTLQIEGLENLPDKDDGKLYTFVSNHPLGGQDGVALGSIIGKHYDGRFRYLVNDLLLNLPGLKPVSIGINKTGKQSRDFPRMVEAGFKSDNHILMFPAGLNSRKINGKIHDLEWKKTFITKSVEYQRDVVPIFFGGRNSDRFYRIARFSDKYVKKVNIAMLFLVDEMYRNVGKTFRVAIGKPIPWQTFDKSRTSMEWAKYVEDMVYEL, from the coding sequence ATGGGTGCAGAAATAGAGAAGACGATAGACATAGACAAGATTCTAAGAGATAAGATGGGGGCGAAGGCTAAATTCGTTCCTTCTTTTGCTGTCAATTGGCTAAAAAGAATCCTCCATGAAGATGAGGTCAATCAGTTTCTATGGGATAGTCGTGGTTTGTCAGGGACAGAATGGCTCACGGAGTGTGTTCGATATCTTGACATGACGCTGCAAATCGAAGGTTTAGAGAATCTTCCAGATAAGGATGATGGTAAGCTTTATACCTTTGTGTCAAATCATCCCCTTGGTGGACAGGATGGTGTAGCATTGGGATCGATTATCGGAAAGCACTATGATGGCAGATTTCGCTATCTGGTTAATGACTTATTACTCAATCTTCCGGGCTTAAAACCAGTAAGTATTGGCATCAACAAAACTGGAAAACAGAGTCGTGATTTCCCTCGCATGGTTGAGGCTGGCTTTAAAAGTGATAATCATATTTTGATGTTTCCTGCTGGACTGAATAGTCGTAAGATTAATGGGAAGATTCATGACTTAGAGTGGAAGAAGACATTTATCACCAAGAGTGTGGAGTATCAGCGTGATGTTGTTCCCATCTTCTTTGGCGGACGTAATTCTGATCGATTCTATCGTATTGCGCGTTTCAGTGATAAATACGTTAAGAAGGTGAATATAGCGATGCTATTCCTTGTTGATGAGATGTACAGAAACGTTGGTAAAACGTTCCGTGTTGCAATAGGAAAACCAATCCCTTGGCAGACGTTTGATAAGAGTCGCACATCGATGGAATGGGCGAAATATGTTGAAGACATGGTTTATGAACTCTAA
- a CDS encoding GNAT family N-acetyltransferase, which yields MEEEIIQPISKELLKSELTPERMLRSTNKSHNEIYVVTAKTAPNVMKEIGRLREIAFRSAGGGTGKSMDVDEFDTMENCCRQLIVWNPEAEEIIGGYRYIFGSEWEIDKNGQPKVATSHMFHFSDKFMKEYAPYTVELGRSFVSLDYQNVRKNSKSIFALDNLWDGLGALTVLYPECKYFFGKMTMYPSYIRRGRDMILYFLKKYFDDKDDLIIPIKPLKIDTPTTELDALFQGNGFKEDYRILNREIRELGYNIPPLVNAYMNLSPTMKLFGTAINYGFGDVEETGILIAVDEIFEEKRVRHIESFVDEHPEALKFTSGANNVIYKEKEEQ from the coding sequence ATGGAAGAAGAAATCATCCAACCCATTAGTAAGGAGCTACTCAAGAGCGAGTTGACTCCTGAACGGATGCTTCGTTCGACGAACAAAAGTCACAATGAAATTTATGTTGTGACGGCTAAGACTGCGCCAAACGTGATGAAGGAGATTGGACGTCTGCGCGAAATAGCTTTTCGTTCGGCTGGGGGTGGTACGGGCAAATCGATGGATGTCGATGAGTTCGACACGATGGAGAATTGTTGTAGACAGTTGATTGTTTGGAACCCTGAAGCGGAAGAGATTATCGGTGGATATCGTTATATCTTCGGTAGCGAGTGGGAAATAGATAAAAACGGACAGCCAAAGGTCGCAACAAGTCACATGTTCCATTTCTCTGATAAGTTCATGAAGGAGTATGCTCCTTATACAGTTGAGCTTGGACGTTCTTTTGTTTCATTGGATTACCAGAACGTTCGTAAGAATTCTAAGAGCATCTTTGCGCTGGATAACCTTTGGGATGGACTTGGAGCGTTGACGGTGTTGTACCCTGAATGTAAGTATTTCTTCGGAAAGATGACCATGTATCCTTCTTATATCCGTCGTGGTAGGGATATGATTCTTTACTTTTTGAAGAAGTATTTTGATGATAAGGACGACCTTATTATACCGATTAAACCGTTGAAAATTGACACTCCAACCACTGAGTTGGATGCTCTTTTCCAAGGAAATGGTTTTAAGGAGGACTATAGAATATTAAATAGAGAGATACGTGAGTTGGGATATAACATCCCTCCTTTAGTGAATGCTTATATGAATCTTTCTCCAACGATGAAACTCTTCGGTACAGCTATCAACTATGGCTTTGGTGATGTAGAGGAAACTGGTATCCTTATAGCGGTTGATGAGATTTTCGAAGAGAAGCGTGTTCGTCATATTGAGAGCTTTGTAGATGAGCATCCAGAGGCACTGAAGTTCACAAGTGGTGCTAATAATGTTATCTATAAGGAGAAAGAAGAGCAGTAA
- a CDS encoding glutamine synthetase III encodes MANLRFGAVEEAFKKRPLEVKTPTERPEQFYGKYVFNRARMYKYLPVDVYQKLIDVIDNGSRLDRSIADAVAQGMKKWAEEHGATHYTHWFQPLTEGTAEKHDAFVEHDGKGGMIEEFSGKLLVQQEPDASSFPNGGIRNTFEARGYSAWDPTSPVFIIEDTLCIPTIFISYTGEALDYKAPLLKSLHAVNVAATKVCQYFYQDVKQVHTNLGWEQEYFLVDEDLYFARPDLMLTGRTLMGHDSAKNQQMDDHYFGTIPERVQAFMKDLEIQALELGIPCKTRHNEVAPGQFELAPIFEECNLAVDHNMLLMSLMKKVAHKHSFRVLLHEKPFDGVNGSGKHNNWSLNTDTGILLHAAGKTLNDNLRFVVFIVETLMAVYKHNGLLKASVMSATNDHRLGANEAPPAIISSFLGKQISDLLEHIEKADKENIFSLTGKTGLQMDIPEIPELLIDNTDRNRTSPFAFTGNRFEFRAVGSEANCASAMIVLNTAVAEALERFSERVDTLVEKGEDLTSAIIDIIREDIKTCKPIHFDGNGYSDSWKEEAKKRGLDCESSCPKCFDRYLDEDSIKMFESMNVMKRNELEARNEVKWETYTKKIQIEARVMGDLAMNHIIPVATHYQSQLAKNVQNMVNIFGDVEGKQLSERNIKIIREIAERTNIIETGVEELVNARKQANKIESQREKAIAYHDTIAPKMETIRYQIDKLELVVSDELWTLPKYRELLFIR; translated from the coding sequence ATGGCAAATTTAAGATTTGGAGCTGTTGAAGAAGCATTCAAAAAACGCCCCTTAGAAGTCAAGACACCTACAGAACGTCCAGAACAGTTCTACGGTAAGTACGTCTTTAATCGTGCAAGAATGTACAAGTATCTCCCTGTTGATGTGTACCAAAAGCTGATAGACGTCATTGACAACGGTTCACGATTAGACCGTTCCATCGCAGATGCAGTAGCGCAAGGTATGAAGAAATGGGCAGAGGAACACGGAGCAACTCACTACACCCACTGGTTCCAACCGCTAACAGAAGGTACAGCAGAGAAACACGATGCCTTTGTCGAGCATGATGGCAAAGGAGGAATGATTGAAGAATTCTCAGGAAAACTACTCGTTCAACAGGAACCTGACGCCAGTTCTTTCCCTAATGGAGGAATCCGCAATACCTTTGAAGCACGTGGCTATTCAGCCTGGGACCCAACCAGTCCTGTATTCATCATCGAAGACACACTTTGTATTCCTACAATATTTATATCTTACACTGGAGAAGCACTCGACTACAAAGCACCATTATTAAAATCACTCCATGCTGTTAATGTTGCAGCAACTAAGGTTTGCCAATACTTTTATCAAGACGTAAAGCAGGTTCATACTAACCTTGGATGGGAACAAGAATACTTCCTTGTAGATGAAGACTTGTACTTTGCTCGCCCTGACCTTATGCTTACAGGCCGTACGCTGATGGGGCATGACTCTGCAAAGAACCAGCAAATGGACGACCATTACTTCGGTACAATCCCTGAGCGTGTACAAGCTTTCATGAAGGATCTTGAGATACAAGCACTCGAATTGGGTATTCCTTGTAAGACACGTCACAATGAGGTTGCCCCCGGTCAGTTTGAGTTGGCTCCTATCTTTGAGGAATGTAACCTTGCTGTAGACCATAACATGCTATTGATGTCACTCATGAAGAAGGTTGCACACAAGCATAGTTTCCGCGTTCTTCTACATGAGAAGCCTTTCGATGGAGTCAATGGTTCTGGTAAGCATAACAACTGGAGCCTAAACACTGACACTGGTATTCTCCTCCATGCAGCAGGTAAGACACTTAACGATAACCTTCGTTTTGTAGTCTTCATCGTAGAAACCTTGATGGCTGTCTATAAGCACAATGGTCTTCTGAAAGCATCAGTAATGAGTGCAACCAACGATCATCGTCTTGGAGCTAACGAAGCGCCACCTGCTATTATCTCCTCATTCCTCGGAAAACAGATTAGTGACCTCCTTGAGCATATAGAAAAGGCTGACAAGGAAAACATCTTTAGCCTTACTGGAAAGACTGGTTTACAGATGGACATTCCAGAGATTCCAGAGTTACTTATCGATAACACCGACCGTAACCGCACATCTCCTTTTGCCTTTACAGGTAACCGCTTTGAGTTCCGTGCAGTAGGTTCTGAGGCTAACTGTGCATCTGCGATGATTGTACTGAACACTGCTGTAGCAGAAGCTTTAGAGCGTTTCAGTGAGCGTGTTGACACCTTGGTTGAAAAAGGTGAAGACCTGACATCAGCAATCATCGATATCATTCGTGAAGATATCAAGACCTGTAAGCCTATTCACTTCGATGGAAACGGATATTCTGATAGTTGGAAGGAAGAAGCCAAGAAGCGTGGACTCGATTGCGAATCAAGTTGTCCTAAGTGCTTCGACCGCTACCTTGACGAAGATTCTATCAAGATGTTCGAGTCGATGAACGTGATGAAGCGCAACGAGTTGGAGGCACGTAACGAGGTAAAATGGGAGACATACACCAAGAAGATACAAATAGAAGCACGTGTAATGGGCGATTTGGCGATGAACCATATCATCCCTGTAGCAACACATTACCAGAGTCAACTGGCGAAGAATGTGCAGAATATGGTCAATATCTTCGGAGATGTAGAGGGAAAACAGCTCAGTGAACGTAATATAAAGATTATACGTGAGATTGCTGAACGCACTAATATCATCGAGACGGGTGTTGAAGAACTTGTCAATGCACGTAAACAAGCCAACAAAATAGAAAGTCAACGCGAAAAAGCAATCGCTTATCATGATACTATCGCACCAAAGATGGAAACCATCCGATATCAGATTGATAAATTAGAGTTAGTGGTCAGCGATGAGCTTTGGACACTTCCTAAGTATCGCGAACTGCTCTTTATCAGATAA